A single region of the Vicia villosa cultivar HV-30 ecotype Madison, WI linkage group LG4, Vvil1.0, whole genome shotgun sequence genome encodes:
- the LOC131595121 gene encoding metal tolerance protein 1-like, with translation MAAPSTQHTQIIEVSGDLPDVVRKVCGEATCEFSGAGAISKDAEERSTSMRKLLIAVILCVIFMVVEVVGGIKANSLAILTDAAHLLSDVAAFAISLFSIWAGGWEPNPRQSFGFFRIEILGALVSMQMIWLLAGILVYEAIARLIAGPQNVDGFLMFVVAAFGLVVNIIMALVLGHDHGHGHGHGHGHDHGHGHDHGHGHDHHGHIHGVSVSTNHDIKQTQDEHHHAHSDHTHPHDVEKHSKDAHLHTHENPTQDLKEHKERAVPLLGESKVSDEKKKRNINVHGAYLHVLGDSIQSVGVMIGGAIIWYKPEWKIVDLICTLIFSVIVLATTINMLRNILEVLMESTPREIDATQLQKGLLEMEEVVAIHELHIWAITVGKVLLACHVKINPEADADAMLDKVIDYIKRVHNISHVTIQIER, from the coding sequence ATGGCAGCACCAAGCACTCAGCATACACAGATTATTGAAGTCAGTGGAGATCTTCCTGATGTAGTAAGGAAAGTTTGTGGGGAAGCAACATGTGAGTTCTCAGGTGCTGGTGCCATCTCAAAGGATGCTGAAGAACGATCAACATCGATGCGGAAGCTTCTGATAGCAGTGATTCTTTGCGTTATTTTCATGGTTGTTGAGGTTGTTGGTGGTATTAAGGCAAACAGTCTTGCAATATTGACTGATGCTGCGCATTTGCTTTCCGATGTTGCAGCATTTGCCATCTCCTTATTTTCTATATGGGCCGGGGGATGGGAACCAAATCCTCGTCAGTCGTTTGGATTTTTTAGAATAGAGATTCTTGGCGCTTTGGTTTCTATGCAAATGATATGGCTGCTTGCTGGGATTCTTGTGTATGAAGCCATTGCTAGACTCATTGCAGGTCCTCAAAATGTGGATGGGTTTTTAATGTTTGTAGTTGCTGCATTTGGTCTTGTGGTTAACATCATTATGGCTTTGGTATTGGGTCATGATCACGGACACGGCCATGGCCACGGACATGGACATGATCACGGTCACGGACATGATCACGGACATGGACATGATCATCACGGCCATATCCATGGTGTTTCAGTTTCTACTAATCATGATATAAAGCAAACACAAGATGAGCATCATCACGCACACAGTGATCACACTCACCCTCATGATGTTGAAAAGCATTCGAAGGATGCACACCTCCATACTCATGAAAATCCCACGCAGGATCTCAAAGAGCACAAAGAGCGTGCTGTCCCACTTCTTGGTGAATCAAAAGTCAGTGATGAGAAGAAGAAACGCAACATAAACGTACACGGGGCTTATCTCCATGTACTTGGGGATTCTATCCAGAGTGTCGGAGTAATGATTGGCGGAGCAATCATATGGTATAAACCTGAATGGAAAATAGTTGATTTAATTTGCACTCTAATCTTTTCTGTGATTGTTTTGGCCACAACTATCAACATGCTGCGAAACATTTTGGAAGTCCTGATGGAGAGCACGCCGCGTGAGATAGATGCTACTCAACTTCAAAAGGGCCTATTGGAGATGGAAGAAGTGGTGGCTATTCATGAGCTTCACATATGGGCTATTACAGTTGGGAAGGTATTGCTAGCCTGCCATGTTAAAATTAATCCTGAAGCTGATGCTGACGCGATGTTGGACAAAGTTATAGACTACATCAAGAGGGTGCATAACATTAGTCATGTAACTATCCAGATAGAACGCTAG
- the LOC131597753 gene encoding uncharacterized mitochondrial protein AtMg01250-like — MVNGRPTKEFVVGKGLRQGDPLSPFLFVLVTEGLTRLVRKSIVNGDYGGFAFNGRCKVDILQFVDDTLMVGEASWKQVWAIKTVLKAFELVSGLE; from the coding sequence ATGGTAAACGGGCGTCCCACAAAGGAGTTTGTGGTGGGCAAAggtttgagacaaggagatcctttatctccttttctctttgttttggtGACGGAGGGATTGACGAGATTAGTAAGAAAGTCGATTGTCAATGGGGATTATGGTGGTTTTGCTTTTAATGGAAGATGTAAAGTGGATATTTTACAATTTGTGGATGATACTCTTATGGTTGGGGAAGCATCTTGGAAGCAAGTTTGGGCTATTAAGACGGTGTTGAAAGCGTTTGAATTGGTTTCGGGCCTTGAATAA